A genomic segment from Peribacillus sp. ACCC06369 encodes:
- a CDS encoding DUF4395 domain-containing protein, whose product MTSEIRSIPRPLVRTNQWIILLSVATALLTGQIWILAIPLAAGLLGLFFNFNPVMRLAKLFLKKKPSDYIPEDHSQQQFNQAIAVVCLGLGLTSFLLGWNVIGYIFTLMVGMASLIAILGFCIGCFILYQWKQYSYRRSLR is encoded by the coding sequence ATGACAAGTGAAATTCGATCTATTCCCCGTCCCTTAGTACGTACGAATCAATGGATCATTTTGTTAAGCGTAGCCACTGCCTTATTAACGGGACAAATATGGATCTTAGCGATTCCTTTAGCAGCGGGACTTTTAGGTCTTTTCTTTAATTTCAATCCAGTCATGCGTCTCGCAAAGCTATTTCTGAAAAAGAAGCCCTCCGATTATATTCCTGAAGATCATTCACAGCAACAATTCAACCAGGCCATTGCAGTCGTTTGCTTAGGACTTGGATTGACTTCTTTTTTACTGGGTTGGAATGTTATCGGTTATATATTCACTTTGATGGTCGGAATGGCATCTCTCATAGCCATTCTAGGATTCTGCATCGGCTGCTTTATCCTTTATCAATGGAAGCAATATTCCTATCGCCGATCTCTTCGCTAA
- a CDS encoding protein-glutamate O-methyltransferase CheR: MKDTLTIEEREDIEIELLLEAIYSVSGFDFRKYMRSSIKRRVENRMRLDHIRRISGMIEMVLYEKGYVEKLLKDFSINVTEMFRDPDFFKAFRLNIVPLLKNLPEIRIWHAGCSTGEEAFSMAIILKEEGLYDKARIYATDMNDEVLRHAEKGILPLNRMQSYTKNYLHAGGNQEFSEYYTTDYQNAYLDSSLLKNIVFFQHNLVTDGSFNEFHIIMCRNVMIYFTGELQTYVNQLFYDSLSKDGFLAVGSKETLHTSSFSGDYEEFDSKERIYRKL; encoded by the coding sequence ATGAAGGATACTTTAACGATTGAAGAAAGAGAAGATATAGAAATCGAATTATTGTTAGAGGCCATTTATTCCGTTTCTGGGTTTGACTTTCGCAAGTATATGCGTTCTTCTATAAAAAGAAGAGTTGAAAATAGAATGAGGCTGGACCATATTCGCAGGATTAGCGGAATGATAGAAATGGTTTTATATGAAAAAGGGTATGTCGAGAAGCTTTTGAAAGATTTTTCAATAAATGTCACTGAAATGTTTCGCGATCCGGATTTCTTTAAAGCTTTTCGTTTAAATATCGTTCCGCTCCTGAAAAACCTTCCGGAAATCAGAATTTGGCATGCGGGCTGTTCGACCGGTGAAGAAGCCTTTTCCATGGCGATCATCCTCAAGGAAGAAGGACTATATGATAAGGCGAGGATTTATGCCACTGATATGAATGATGAAGTCCTCCGTCATGCGGAAAAAGGGATATTACCTTTAAATAGAATGCAGTCTTATACGAAAAACTATCTGCATGCAGGCGGTAACCAAGAATTTTCGGAGTATTACACGACCGATTACCAAAATGCCTATCTTGATTCGAGTCTCCTTAAAAACATTGTGTTTTTTCAGCATAATTTAGTTACTGATGGTTCGTTCAATGAGTTTCATATCATCATGTGCAGGAACGTGATGATTTACTTTACTGGTGAATTACAGACCTATGTCAATCAGTTGTTTTATGACAGTCTTAGCAAAGACGGTTTTCTTGCAGTTGGTAGTAAGGAAACACTTCATACATCATCCTTTTCGGGAGATTATGAGGAATTTGACTCAAAGGAACGAATTTACCGGAAGTTGTAA
- a CDS encoding response regulator, which yields MGFKKKQMLGFGLILLFLAILLSFMMVTLNNLKSSMTEIVENRYEKVQASMEIRQLFSRSDREILFAANDANKEERAESLEIINENHSLIESKIAGLSGTLNKLKAKQLLKEFETQYASYSITEAEIIQKIKSGNSSDNLSSLMDDQREKRTKVISTMDDFKDYQEGVMKDTLKNSKQTYEDMIGFVIFAVILSILVISVTVVWMIRSTSKDLQSITKVIKNIDFKNLSVVPRIPVRTTDEIGDIARSFNDMAESLEVYNQKEKDFTEKISEQNWIQTRVADIATMYQRIVDVEVLADRFITRLAPMMGASLGAFYVKRGEGEDMRFVKLASFAGDGEDSGRREFRMGEGLIGQCALEKKSKVIEDIPEDFQLVTTGLGEVSPKSIAIAPVVFEDEVVAMVELASLETFTKLQKHFLNQVLDTLGITINNVEGRMEIERLLKESQAQTEELQAQSEELQSQSEEMQAQSEELQTQAEELRMINEQLEERNRETEEKSKELQVTKLNLEKQAEELKLSSKYKSEFMANMSHELRTPLNSILILSEMLSDPNDSKLNEEQQEFARVINSSGQDLLTLINDILDLSKVEVGKLEVVFDEMNMSELPELLHRNFDHVAKKKNIDFKIEKDKNVPDIFFTDEQRFQQILKNLLSNAFKFTEKGSVSVQIKKADEENVAQWIQTKGASNWVEIKVTDTGIGISKDKQKLIFEAFQQGDGATMRKYGGTGLGLSICREFAKLLGGWVIVDSEEGQGSTFTFFIPSMPEGFKNAGEAIAASPEVAAASHDDSAAPFDGQEEPDVVIMDEENQNKAKPFCNKRVLVVDDDHRNIFALKNALKHEGMEILTAENGYECLELLEKGNDIDVILMDIMMPGMDGYETMTRIREQSKFENLPIIALTAKAMKGDREKCLKAGASDYVSKPLKLDQLLSVLRVWLTN from the coding sequence ATGGGTTTTAAGAAGAAGCAAATGTTGGGGTTTGGTTTAATCTTGCTTTTCTTGGCTATTTTACTTTCTTTCATGATGGTCACGCTTAACAATTTAAAGAGCAGCATGACTGAAATAGTTGAAAATCGTTATGAAAAAGTTCAAGCTTCGATGGAAATCCGTCAGCTTTTTTCAAGGTCGGACCGTGAGATTCTGTTTGCAGCTAATGACGCAAACAAAGAAGAAAGAGCAGAGAGCCTCGAAATCATCAATGAGAATCATAGTTTGATTGAATCAAAAATTGCTGGTTTATCAGGTACGTTAAATAAGTTGAAAGCAAAGCAATTATTGAAAGAGTTCGAGACTCAATATGCTTCTTACTCCATAACGGAGGCTGAGATCATCCAAAAGATAAAATCGGGAAACTCTTCGGATAATCTTTCAAGCCTGATGGACGACCAGAGGGAAAAACGTACGAAAGTCATCAGTACGATGGATGACTTTAAGGATTACCAAGAAGGTGTCATGAAAGATACCTTAAAAAATTCAAAACAAACCTATGAGGATATGATCGGTTTTGTGATTTTCGCGGTTATTCTCAGTATTTTGGTTATTTCCGTAACGGTTGTTTGGATGATCCGCAGTACATCGAAGGATCTGCAATCCATTACGAAGGTCATCAAAAACATCGATTTTAAAAATTTATCGGTCGTACCAAGAATTCCGGTTCGGACTACTGATGAAATTGGTGATATCGCGAGATCGTTCAATGATATGGCGGAATCGCTTGAAGTCTATAATCAAAAAGAGAAAGACTTCACTGAAAAGATCAGTGAACAGAACTGGATCCAGACCCGGGTTGCAGATATAGCTACCATGTATCAGCGCATTGTTGATGTGGAAGTTCTTGCTGACCGGTTCATTACCAGGCTTGCACCGATGATGGGAGCTTCACTTGGAGCTTTTTACGTCAAACGGGGTGAGGGCGAGGATATGCGTTTTGTTAAACTTGCCAGCTTTGCGGGAGACGGCGAAGACTCAGGCAGACGTGAATTCCGTATGGGCGAAGGTTTGATCGGACAATGCGCCCTTGAAAAGAAATCGAAGGTCATTGAAGATATCCCTGAAGATTTCCAATTGGTTACAACAGGATTAGGGGAAGTAAGCCCGAAAAGCATTGCCATCGCGCCAGTCGTTTTTGAGGATGAAGTTGTGGCGATGGTTGAACTGGCAAGCTTGGAGACCTTTACGAAGTTGCAAAAACATTTCCTGAACCAGGTTCTTGATACTCTGGGCATCACGATTAATAATGTTGAGGGTCGGATGGAAATAGAGCGTTTATTGAAAGAATCACAGGCACAGACCGAAGAGTTACAGGCTCAATCGGAAGAATTGCAATCACAGTCAGAGGAAATGCAAGCCCAATCAGAGGAACTGCAAACACAGGCTGAAGAGTTGAGAATGATCAATGAACAATTAGAAGAGAGAAATCGTGAAACTGAAGAAAAATCGAAAGAACTTCAAGTCACAAAATTAAATCTTGAGAAACAAGCGGAAGAATTGAAGTTAAGTTCAAAATATAAATCGGAGTTCATGGCAAATATGTCCCATGAATTGCGGACGCCGCTCAATAGTATTTTGATTTTATCAGAAATGCTTTCCGATCCAAATGATAGTAAATTAAATGAAGAGCAACAGGAATTCGCTCGTGTCATTAACTCATCAGGTCAAGATTTATTAACGTTGATCAATGACATTTTGGATTTATCGAAAGTTGAAGTCGGAAAGCTCGAAGTGGTCTTTGACGAAATGAATATGAGTGAACTTCCCGAGTTATTACACCGTAACTTCGATCATGTAGCGAAGAAAAAGAACATTGACTTTAAAATAGAAAAAGATAAAAATGTGCCGGATATTTTCTTTACGGATGAACAGCGCTTCCAGCAAATTTTGAAAAACCTATTATCCAATGCCTTTAAATTCACAGAAAAGGGTTCTGTGTCTGTCCAAATCAAAAAAGCGGATGAAGAAAATGTAGCACAATGGATACAGACAAAAGGAGCTAGCAATTGGGTTGAAATTAAGGTGACGGATACGGGCATCGGAATTTCAAAAGATAAGCAAAAACTTATCTTCGAAGCGTTCCAGCAAGGTGATGGAGCTACAATGAGAAAATATGGCGGTACAGGACTTGGGCTATCGATTTGCCGGGAGTTTGCCAAACTTCTAGGAGGATGGGTCATCGTAGATAGTGAAGAAGGGCAAGGCAGTACCTTTACTTTCTTTATTCCGAGCATGCCGGAGGGCTTCAAAAATGCAGGCGAAGCAATAGCTGCTTCCCCAGAAGTGGCAGCAGCCAGCCACGATGATTCTGCCGCACCATTTGACGGTCAGGAAGAACCGGATGTAGTAATAATGGATGAAGAAAATCAGAATAAGGCAAAACCATTCTGCAATAAAAGAGTGCTGGTCGTCGATGATGACCACCGTAATATATTTGCACTGAAAAATGCCCTTAAGCATGAGGGGATGGAAATCCTTACAGCTGAAAACGGGTACGAATGTTTGGAACTCCTTGAAAAAGGAAACGATATAGATGTAATATTGATGGATATCATGATGCCAGGCATGGACGGTTACGAAACGATGACCAGAATTCGTGAGCAAAGTAAATTCGAGAATCTTCCAATCATCGCGCTAACGGCCAAAGCGATGAAAGGCGATAGGGAAAAATGCCTGAAGGCTGGCGCTTCCGATTATGTCAGCAAGCCATTAAAATTAGATCAGCTGTTATCCGTCCTAAGAGTATGGTTGACTAATTAA
- a CDS encoding MerR family transcriptional regulator, whose amino-acid sequence MTVWRGYIGNETLKIGELAEMANVTKRTVDYYTNLGLLKAERSASNYRYYTVGELERLRRIEGYKRENLSLEDIKEIFKQDMEASSAIEETGLQLKNKMDGLNEELQEVISLIKKDEKNELLLKKQISRESMALIQSLLVLLV is encoded by the coding sequence GTGACGGTTTGGAGGGGTTATATTGGGAACGAGACTTTAAAAATTGGCGAGTTGGCGGAAATGGCGAATGTTACGAAACGGACCGTTGATTATTATACGAACTTAGGCCTGCTTAAAGCAGAACGTTCCGCCTCTAATTACCGTTATTATACAGTCGGTGAACTTGAAAGGCTCCGCCGTATCGAGGGATATAAAAGAGAGAACCTTTCATTGGAAGACATAAAAGAAATATTTAAACAGGACATGGAAGCCTCATCAGCAATTGAGGAAACGGGTCTTCAACTGAAGAACAAAATGGATGGCCTGAACGAGGAGCTTCAGGAAGTCATCAGCTTGATCAAAAAGGATGAAAAAAATGAGCTCCTTCTAAAAAAACAGATATCCCGTGAAAGCATGGCCTTGATCCAATCATTACTAGTGTTGCTGGTATGA
- a CDS encoding FTR1 family protein: MTVSRWKSGILVLVVSLLFLSTDIRMVAAGENHDQLFVYIGDSLMKVKSGDLEEVSKNIDLFEQDWKTIKTDSESARKVDEKLSAVKSAVSDQASTDEIKKRLSALSSTLVIYDTNENPVDNTDYKERLEAILPLIDKLEALINEGDFDQAKVQYTNLLNQWTDAEVIVREKSVATYGEFETKMAFVRIAITQDPPDPEKAQRNLTELKGLIEDFLAGKVEVGSQKNTYSLGDVTELLQGSATDIEKDEIDSAVDKLNEILTIWPNVEGEVSTRDSKLYSDMETKVPTAISLLQSKKVKANEAKGIVSDLNTRLLPLIEDTGYTTWDAALILLREGLEALLIVATLLSFLKKIGQADKQKWIWTGVGAGLVASCILAIIINIVFSQITAASSREYIEGITGIIAVSMMLTIGLWLHSKSNVHAWNRYIGKQMNQAIATGSIISFALISFLSIFREGAETIIFYAGMAPYMELKQLLSGIFLAFLILVVIGFIMLRYSVKLPMTLFFKVATIFIYALAFKILGVSIHSLQVSQVIQTNTISTFPFVETIGLYPTMETLVPQAVLILLIAVATIWVKKSNSLRATE, encoded by the coding sequence ATGACTGTTTCTAGATGGAAGAGTGGGATATTGGTTTTAGTCGTCAGCCTTTTATTTCTTTCAACTGATATAAGGATGGTTGCGGCGGGTGAAAACCATGATCAGCTTTTTGTTTATATCGGCGATAGTTTAATGAAGGTAAAATCAGGCGACCTTGAGGAAGTATCGAAAAATATTGATCTATTCGAGCAAGATTGGAAAACGATAAAAACGGACAGCGAGAGTGCGAGGAAAGTCGACGAGAAGCTATCCGCTGTAAAAAGTGCTGTGAGCGACCAAGCCTCCACAGATGAAATCAAAAAGCGATTATCGGCATTATCAAGTACTCTTGTTATTTATGATACAAACGAAAACCCTGTTGATAATACGGACTATAAAGAACGGTTAGAAGCAATACTTCCTTTAATAGATAAGTTGGAAGCTTTGATAAATGAAGGTGACTTTGATCAAGCTAAAGTTCAATATACCAATCTCCTGAATCAATGGACCGATGCAGAGGTCATTGTCAGGGAGAAAAGTGTTGCTACATATGGTGAGTTTGAAACGAAAATGGCCTTTGTGCGGATAGCGATTACCCAAGACCCACCTGATCCGGAAAAAGCCCAAAGAAATCTAACTGAATTGAAGGGTCTAATCGAGGATTTCCTTGCTGGTAAAGTTGAAGTAGGAAGCCAGAAGAACACATATTCACTTGGGGATGTAACAGAACTTTTACAAGGAAGTGCAACGGATATTGAAAAGGATGAAATCGATTCTGCCGTTGATAAGCTAAATGAAATCTTAACAATTTGGCCTAATGTAGAAGGGGAGGTTTCCACAAGGGACAGCAAGCTTTACAGCGATATGGAAACGAAAGTCCCGACCGCAATCAGCCTATTGCAATCGAAAAAGGTAAAGGCGAATGAAGCAAAGGGAATCGTATCCGATTTAAACACAAGGTTACTCCCTTTAATTGAGGATACGGGTTATACAACATGGGATGCAGCTCTGATCCTTTTGCGGGAAGGGTTGGAAGCACTCTTGATTGTAGCTACATTGCTGTCTTTCCTAAAGAAAATCGGGCAAGCGGACAAACAAAAATGGATTTGGACAGGGGTTGGTGCGGGTTTAGTTGCCAGTTGCATATTGGCAATCATAATCAATATCGTTTTCTCCCAGATCACGGCTGCGTCAAGCCGGGAATATATTGAGGGAATCACTGGAATAATAGCAGTATCTATGATGTTGACAATTGGCCTTTGGCTTCATAGTAAATCGAATGTTCATGCATGGAACCGGTATATCGGCAAGCAAATGAACCAAGCTATTGCGACGGGAAGCATCATCTCTTTCGCTTTAATCAGTTTTCTGTCGATATTCCGTGAAGGTGCGGAGACCATTATCTTTTATGCTGGAATGGCTCCTTATATGGAATTAAAGCAGCTGTTGAGCGGAATTTTCCTTGCCTTCCTCATTTTAGTGGTAATTGGTTTCATCATGCTGCGCTACAGTGTGAAATTACCGATGACCCTATTCTTTAAAGTTGCAACGATATTCATATATGCCTTGGCTTTCAAGATTCTTGGAGTCTCTATCCATTCACTTCAGGTTTCGCAAGTTATACAGACAAATACGATCAGCACCTTCCCGTTTGTAGAAACGATAGGTCTTTATCCAACAATGGAAACGCTGGTGCCGCAAGCTGTTTTAATTTTATTGATCGCAGTGGCCACTATTTGGGTTAAAAAGAGTAATTCCTTACGTGCAACCGAATAA
- a CDS encoding CsbD family protein, which yields MSGLSDKLKSTVNKVKGETKDQVGNAKNDPHLQAEGKVDKLKGNLQDGIGKLKNNR from the coding sequence ATGAGCGGTTTATCAGACAAACTAAAAAGCACTGTAAATAAAGTTAAAGGTGAAACGAAAGACCAGGTCGGAAACGCGAAAAATGATCCTCACTTACAAGCAGAAGGTAAAGTCGATAAATTAAAAGGCAATCTCCAAGATGGCATTGGTAAACTGAAAAATAACCGTTAA
- a CDS encoding hemolysin family protein has translation MEIFIKLLAVAVLIALTAFFVASEFAIVKVRSSRINQLIEEGHRNALAAKKVTSHIDEYLSACQLGITVTALGLGVLGEPTVEAILKPLFHKWGLEESVGHIISFVIAFGSVTFLHVVVGELAPKTVAIQKAEEVTLLFAKPLILFYRILYPFIWLLNGSARLLTGIFGLKPASESEMAHSEEELRIILSESYKSGEINQSEYKYVNQIFEFDERIANEIMVPRTEMTVIEKGMPLLEVVELIQEEQYTRYPVIEGDKDNVVGMVNIKRLYTATITEENVTALTVDSFVTPVIRVLETIAIHDLLLKMQKERIHMAVLTDEYGGTAGLVTVEDILEEIVGEIRDEFDQDERPLIQKIDEGHYVFDAKTLVEDVNDTLAIDLPEDDIDTLGGWFLTGRFEIAVGDKIDYAGYEFTVKEMDGHHVLYVEVKKIK, from the coding sequence TTGGAGATTTTTATAAAATTATTAGCAGTAGCTGTATTAATAGCATTAACCGCATTTTTCGTTGCATCGGAATTTGCAATCGTGAAAGTCAGAAGTTCTCGAATCAATCAGTTGATTGAAGAAGGGCATAGAAATGCACTGGCAGCCAAAAAAGTGACATCCCATATCGATGAGTACTTATCGGCCTGTCAATTGGGAATTACAGTAACCGCCTTAGGTTTAGGGGTGTTGGGTGAACCGACAGTAGAAGCGATCTTAAAACCATTGTTCCATAAATGGGGCTTAGAGGAATCTGTAGGTCACATCATCTCTTTCGTAATTGCATTCGGTTCTGTAACATTCCTTCATGTTGTAGTCGGGGAATTGGCACCAAAAACAGTTGCGATTCAAAAGGCAGAAGAGGTAACCTTGCTTTTTGCAAAGCCGTTAATTCTTTTTTACCGTATTTTGTACCCATTTATTTGGTTACTGAATGGTTCTGCCCGTCTCCTAACAGGCATATTTGGATTAAAGCCTGCTTCTGAGTCTGAAATGGCCCATTCTGAAGAAGAACTGCGCATCATTTTATCGGAAAGCTATAAAAGCGGTGAGATTAACCAATCGGAATATAAATATGTGAACCAGATATTTGAATTTGATGAGCGTATTGCCAATGAGATCATGGTTCCGCGTACGGAAATGACAGTTATCGAAAAGGGCATGCCATTATTGGAAGTTGTTGAACTGATTCAAGAAGAACAATACACAAGGTACCCGGTCATAGAAGGTGATAAAGATAATGTCGTGGGAATGGTCAATATCAAGCGACTTTATACAGCTACGATTACAGAAGAAAATGTAACAGCTTTGACGGTGGATTCCTTTGTAACACCAGTCATCCGCGTTCTTGAAACGATTGCAATTCATGATCTGCTGCTGAAAATGCAGAAAGAACGGATCCATATGGCCGTTTTGACTGATGAATATGGCGGAACTGCAGGTCTTGTTACGGTGGAAGACATCCTTGAAGAAATCGTCGGGGAAATCCGGGATGAGTTTGATCAGGATGAACGTCCGCTTATTCAAAAAATTGATGAGGGACATTATGTATTCGACGCAAAAACATTGGTTGAAGATGTCAATGATACCCTTGCGATCGATTTGCCAGAGGATGATATCGATACATTGGGAGGATGGTTCCTGACAGGCAGATTTGAGATTGCCGTCGGGGATAAAATTGATTACGCCGGATATGAATTTACTGTAAAGGAAATGGACGGCCACCATGTTTTATATGTGGAAGTGAAGAAGATAAAATAA
- a CDS encoding fused response regulator/phosphatase, whose amino-acid sequence MTILIVDDNQVNLFVIEKILKRAGYTDFLSLTSAVEMFEYLQVDSPQPKETSVDIILLDIMMPEIDGIEACRRLQSIPHLKDIPVIFVTALEDSNKVAEALDVGGIDYIMKPINKIDLLARIRVGLRLKYEKDWHKMQDEKIRNELDLSMQVQSSLLSEPILNDHLTIRASYLPANKLAGDMYYWHRVDENRYGIILLDMMGHGISASLVCMFISSVLRDAIRTHTDPVAVINEMNRWMSTLNKEENQVHYYFTAIYMIIDTEQKTVEYVNAGHPPGFASLDDGKVISLSKGTCPVGFFTEMKIEKSIIHYEEKIQLMLFTDGVMEAIDREGTEGLDQIREVVSTRWFDCKETPPIDLLMSPEMQQDQPDDMCVVVIQAN is encoded by the coding sequence ATGACGATTTTAATCGTAGATGATAACCAGGTTAACCTTTTCGTTATAGAGAAAATTCTAAAGCGAGCTGGCTATACGGATTTTCTATCATTAACTTCAGCAGTTGAGATGTTTGAATATTTACAGGTGGATAGTCCGCAACCTAAAGAGACTTCAGTTGATATCATTCTGCTTGATATCATGATGCCGGAGATCGATGGGATAGAGGCGTGCAGGAGACTTCAAAGCATTCCTCACCTTAAAGATATACCCGTTATTTTTGTGACCGCTCTTGAAGATTCAAACAAGGTGGCCGAGGCACTTGATGTGGGCGGGATTGATTATATAATGAAGCCTATCAATAAAATAGATTTACTTGCGCGAATTCGTGTGGGGTTAAGACTTAAATATGAAAAAGATTGGCATAAAATGCAGGATGAAAAAATTCGCAACGAATTGGATCTCTCCATGCAGGTCCAAAGCAGTTTATTAAGTGAGCCCATTTTAAATGACCACTTAACTATTAGAGCATCATACTTACCTGCGAATAAATTAGCAGGGGATATGTACTATTGGCACCGCGTTGATGAAAATCGGTATGGGATCATCCTATTGGATATGATGGGGCATGGCATATCAGCCTCACTTGTTTGTATGTTCATTTCCTCCGTTTTGAGAGATGCCATCAGGACACATACGGATCCAGTGGCAGTAATAAACGAAATGAATCGCTGGATGAGTACCCTTAATAAAGAAGAAAACCAAGTGCATTATTATTTTACCGCGATTTATATGATCATTGATACAGAGCAAAAGACAGTGGAATATGTGAATGCCGGGCATCCTCCAGGCTTCGCTTCATTAGATGATGGAAAAGTGATCTCACTTTCAAAAGGGACATGTCCTGTCGGTTTTTTCACCGAGATGAAAATAGAGAAATCCATCATTCATTATGAAGAGAAGATTCAGCTTATGCTATTTACGGATGGAGTCATGGAAGCTATAGATCGAGAAGGGACGGAAGGGCTCGACCAAATACGAGAAGTGGTCTCAACAAGATGGTTTGATTGCAAAGAAACTCCTCCTATTGATTTATTGATGTCCCCGGAAATGCAGCAAGATCAACCTGATGATATGTGTGTCGTGGTTATTCAAGCAAATTAA
- the efeB gene encoding iron uptake transporter deferrochelatase/peroxidase subunit yields MKENTPKDATGLFTKKVSRRNVLKTAGVGGIGVVIGASGFGGLLSLTEQEAKGQTKDIVPFYGAHQAGITTEAQDNLYFASLEVTTEKRSDLIQLFKDWTEAAAQMTAGNLIGEASLNTNMPPKDTGEAKELSPSNLTITFGVGPTLFSKDGKDRFGLKSKRPAELKDLPKFPLDALEDEWSGGDICIQACADDLQVAFHAVRNLVRIGRGKTIIHWAQTGFQRTKQADTQKTTPRNLFGFKDGTVNPDTNNDSEMNEHVWVKAEDGPDWLVGGSYMVVRRIQMYIEVWDRTILKEQENTFGRHRDSGAPLGMKNEFDSVDLKAKDPNGNRIIPEDSHISLSRGDGKAKILRRPYSYADGMDPKTGSFNAGLLFICYQRNPSKQFIPIQERLAKNDKLNEYIVHRGSAMFACLPGVKKSGYIGDSLFG; encoded by the coding sequence TTGAAAGAAAATACGCCGAAAGATGCAACCGGGCTTTTTACAAAAAAGGTGAGTCGTCGAAATGTGTTGAAAACGGCAGGGGTCGGTGGAATCGGAGTCGTGATAGGAGCATCTGGATTTGGAGGGCTGCTTTCTCTTACTGAACAAGAGGCAAAGGGACAAACTAAGGATATTGTTCCTTTTTATGGAGCGCATCAAGCTGGTATCACCACTGAAGCGCAAGATAACCTTTATTTCGCATCATTGGAAGTAACCACAGAAAAAAGGTCCGACTTAATCCAGTTGTTTAAAGATTGGACAGAGGCTGCGGCTCAGATGACAGCGGGAAATTTGATTGGTGAAGCATCTCTTAATACGAATATGCCCCCAAAAGATACGGGGGAAGCGAAAGAATTATCACCTTCCAATTTAACGATCACTTTTGGAGTGGGTCCGACCCTATTTTCGAAGGATGGCAAAGATCGATTTGGCTTGAAATCGAAAAGACCTGCTGAATTAAAGGACCTGCCCAAATTCCCTTTAGATGCGTTAGAAGATGAATGGAGCGGCGGGGATATTTGTATTCAAGCATGTGCAGATGATCTTCAAGTGGCTTTTCATGCCGTTCGGAACTTAGTGAGAATCGGAAGAGGCAAAACGATCATTCATTGGGCACAGACAGGGTTTCAACGAACTAAGCAAGCCGATACACAAAAAACGACACCGCGGAACTTATTCGGGTTTAAGGATGGGACTGTCAATCCGGATACGAATAATGACAGTGAAATGAATGAGCATGTCTGGGTGAAGGCTGAGGACGGACCTGACTGGCTTGTTGGAGGCAGTTACATGGTGGTGCGCCGAATCCAGATGTACATTGAAGTTTGGGACCGCACAATATTGAAAGAACAAGAAAATACGTTTGGCCGCCATCGAGACAGTGGAGCTCCACTAGGAATGAAGAATGAGTTTGATAGCGTTGATCTGAAAGCTAAAGACCCAAATGGAAATCGGATCATTCCAGAAGATTCGCATATAAGTCTATCCAGGGGGGACGGAAAAGCAAAGATACTGCGGCGTCCCTATTCATATGCAGATGGAATGGATCCCAAAACAGGAAGCTTCAATGCCGGCCTGCTATTCATTTGTTATCAGCGAAACCCAAGTAAACAATTCATTCCCATACAGGAGCGACTGGCGAAAAATGATAAGCTCAACGAATATATCGTTCACAGGGGCAGTGCCATGTTCGCTTGTTTACCAGGCGTGAAAAAGAGTGGCTATATTGGCGATTCCCTTTTTGGCTAA